From a single Desulfobaccales bacterium genomic region:
- a CDS encoding permease — MNDQHPQEQVKIATEAIEPSINLFAKLKAAIADLSANQILKLIFLGLALLVWYPIYSRLVPFSLWVTYDVFRIAHGTHLGDAVSFFFLDIPKVFMLLILVIWGVGVLRSFFTPERTRTILAGKREVLGDVMAALLGVVTPFCSCSAVPLFIGFVEAGIPIGVTFSFLISAPMVNEIALVLLFGLFGWRIALIYMSMGLLIAMVTGMIIGRMNMEHQVEDWVYEIRMGKTPALLEKIGWMSRIDYGLHQVKDIVGRVWIYIILGIGAGAAIHGYVPEGFLAALMGKQAWWSVPVAVILGAPLYSNAAGIIPVVQALLEKGAALGTVLAFMMSIIGISFPETVILRKVLKPKLIAVFVGVVTVGIIIVGFIFNAIM; from the coding sequence ATGAATGACCAACATCCACAAGAGCAGGTGAAAATTGCCACCGAAGCCATCGAACCATCTATCAATCTCTTTGCTAAACTGAAAGCGGCCATCGCTGACCTGTCGGCCAACCAAATCCTTAAGCTGATCTTTCTGGGTTTGGCGCTCCTGGTCTGGTATCCGATTTATAGCAGACTGGTGCCCTTCTCCCTCTGGGTTACCTATGATGTCTTCCGGATCGCTCATGGCACCCACCTGGGCGACGCCGTCTCATTTTTCTTTCTGGATATCCCCAAGGTATTCATGTTGCTGATCCTGGTGATCTGGGGCGTCGGCGTGCTGCGCTCCTTTTTCACCCCCGAGCGCACCCGGACCATTTTGGCGGGCAAAAGGGAGGTTCTCGGAGACGTGATGGCGGCGCTCTTAGGGGTGGTAACCCCCTTCTGCTCCTGTTCGGCGGTGCCGCTATTTATCGGTTTCGTGGAAGCGGGCATTCCCATCGGCGTCACCTTCTCTTTTTTGATTTCTGCCCCCATGGTGAACGAGATCGCCCTGGTGCTTCTCTTCGGCCTCTTCGGCTGGCGGATCGCCCTGATTTATATGTCCATGGGGTTGCTCATCGCCATGGTGACCGGCATGATTATCGGCCGCATGAATATGGAGCACCAGGTGGAAGACTGGGTCTATGAGATTCGCATGGGGAAGACGCCGGCTCTCCTGGAAAAAATCGGCTGGATGAGCCGGATCGATTACGGCCTGCACCAGGTCAAAGATATTGTGGGGCGGGTCTGGATCTATATCATTTTGGGGATCGGGGCGGGGGCAGCGATCCACGGCTACGTTCCCGAGGGCTTTTTAGCGGCCCTCATGGGCAAACAGGCCTGGTGGTCGGTGCCGGTGGCGGTCATTCTCGGGGCGCCGCTGTACTCCAACGCCGCCGGGATAATCCCGGTGGTACAGGCTTTGTTGGAAAAAGGGGCGGCCCTGGGCACCGTGCTGGCCTTCATGATGTCGATTATCGGCATCTCGTTCCCGGAAACCGTCATCCTCCGAAAAGTATTGAAGCCCAAGCTGATCGCGGTGTTTGTCGGCGTGGTCACGGTGGGGATTATCATCGTGGGCTTCATATTCAACGCCATTATGTAA